A single Ktedonobacterales bacterium DNA region contains:
- a CDS encoding beta-ketoacyl-[acyl-carrier-protein] synthase family protein, with protein sequence MTHQSTRRVVITGLGVIAPNGLGKEAFWQATQRGASGIKPIRRFPVADLPIQVAGEVDNFVVEAVIDRRLAKRTDRVTHLALAAMQEALTDARLALEQESPHRVGAVIACTWGGAEFVFREITAAYTRGPRAMSAYTAIAWLQVANVGQASIRYGIQGYCKTPVNDTVGGLDALGMAASAIRRGAADVLITGGCEALLHPFIFLALARKGYCVTKADPHAYRPFDRRAAGLVLAEGAGMCILEEYEHARQRGAPIYGEIVGYGQTNDAHGLVSPSANGAQYARAMRQAMQEGDIAPNEIGYVSLDGRAVPLSDQGEAEALRLAFGAALDGLPVSVPRTMIGHSYAAAGALDAITALLALEHGLIPPTINCEELDPAYGLDLVRDEARPFAQPVVLLGGRGVGGANMAVALRRV encoded by the coding sequence ATGACACATCAGTCAACGCGGCGGGTCGTCATCACCGGCCTGGGAGTAATCGCTCCTAATGGCCTGGGAAAAGAGGCGTTCTGGCAGGCGACGCAGAGGGGCGCTTCTGGCATCAAGCCTATTCGGCGTTTTCCGGTCGCTGATCTTCCGATTCAGGTAGCTGGAGAGGTTGACAATTTTGTCGTTGAAGCGGTGATTGACCGGAGGTTGGCAAAGCGCACTGATCGCGTGACCCATCTTGCTCTCGCCGCCATGCAAGAGGCGCTGACTGATGCCCGGCTGGCGCTGGAACAAGAATCCCCCCATCGGGTCGGGGCGGTCATTGCCTGCACATGGGGGGGCGCAGAGTTTGTTTTCAGGGAGATTACCGCTGCCTACACGCGCGGACCGCGCGCGATGAGCGCGTATACGGCGATTGCCTGGCTTCAGGTGGCGAACGTGGGCCAGGCGTCCATTCGCTACGGCATTCAGGGCTACTGTAAAACGCCGGTGAACGATACGGTTGGCGGCCTGGATGCGCTGGGCATGGCTGCCAGCGCCATTCGGCGCGGCGCGGCGGATGTGCTTATTACCGGCGGATGCGAAGCCTTGCTCCACCCGTTCATTTTTCTGGCGCTGGCTCGTAAGGGCTATTGTGTGACGAAAGCCGATCCGCACGCCTACCGCCCCTTTGACCGCCGCGCGGCTGGTCTGGTATTGGCAGAGGGGGCTGGCATGTGCATCCTGGAGGAATATGAGCATGCGCGGCAGCGCGGAGCGCCGATCTATGGGGAAATTGTTGGCTATGGGCAAACCAATGACGCGCATGGGCTGGTCTCGCCTTCAGCGAACGGCGCGCAGTATGCGCGGGCCATGCGCCAGGCTATGCAAGAGGGAGACATCGCTCCCAACGAGATCGGCTATGTGAGCCTGGACGGGCGAGCCGTTCCCCTGTCCGATCAGGGGGAAGCGGAAGCACTTCGGCTGGCCTTTGGCGCGGCTCTTGACGGTCTTCCTGTCAGTGTGCCGCGCACGATGATCGGCCACAGCTACGCGGCGGCGGGCGCGCTGGATGCGATTACAGCCTTGCTGGCGCTTGAGCATGGCCTTATCCCACCAACGATCAATTGTGAGGAGTTGGACCCCGCCTATGGCCTCGATCTGGTGCGCGACGAAGCGCGCCCGTTCGCTCAGCCGGTGGTTCTGCTTGGTGGGCGCGGCGTCGGCGGCGCGAATATGGCGGTAGCCCTCAGAAGGGTGTGA